ATTAGCAGCTAACATGAATGATTCAATCATCTTTTCAGAAGTACCACGTTCTCTTAATTTAATATCAATTGGCTTACCATTTTCATCGACAATGATTTGAGCTTCAGTTTCTTCAAAATCAATGGCTCCACGTTCATGACGTTTGGCAAAAAGAATCTTATGCAAATCAGCCATATTCTTAAGCATTGGTACCAATGGAGCGTATTCATCGTTGAGTAGTTCGTCGCCCTTTAAAATTTCGTTGACATTATTATAAGTCATGCGATATTTAGACCTAATCACACTAGGGTAAATATCATATTTAACAATATTACCTTCATGATCGATTTCCATATCACAAGTCAAAGTCAAACGATCTTCATTAGGATTCAATGAACAGATACCATTTGACAATCTAAATGGCAACATCGGAATAACTCGATCGACTAAATACGTACTAGTCCCACGAGCATAGGCTTCTTGATCAATTGGAGAACCCTCCTTGACGTAATGAGTTACATCGGCAATATGAACTTCCAAGTGGAAATTACCATTTGGTAACATATCAACACCAACGGCATCATCAAAGTCCTTAGAATCATCCCCATCAATCGTAATGACCATGTTATCGGTTAAGTCTTTTCGACCAACTCGATCGCTATCTAAAACATGATCCGGAATCTCTTCGGCAGCTTTAAGTACTTCACTAGGGAATTCTGGATTGATATCATTATCGACAACAATCGACATAATATCGACACCGGGATCATTTTTATTACCAATGATCTCTAAAGCAGTTCCCTCCATACTTTGTGGATGTTTATCGTTAGGATACTCATCAATTGATACTTGAACCATATCACCCATCTGTGGATGAAGACCCTTATCAGAGATGAAAATCATATATGAAGCAATTTTCTTTTCGTGACTTTGGACGTAACCATAGAAGCCAGTTTTCTCCACTTGTGAGTCACTATAAGGATGAAATTCACCAACAGCTTTAGTCAATGATCTTTCAACAATTTTAGTAACTTCACCTTCTGGTCCCTTGTCGATCCAGGGATTTGATGGCTTAGTAATTTTTACGTCTACGGTATCGCCATTAACCGCATGCAAGGTGTTGCTTCTAGCAATAAAAGCATCTGGTTCCACTTCGTCATAACGAACGAAGCCAAATCCCTTATCGTTGCCCTTAAATTCACCTTCGACAACATTTTCAGGTGCAGCCATTCTAAATTCATCTTTATTAGTCAGACTGATTTTACTCTCGCCTTCCAAAACAGCCAAAGCTTTGACCACACGCTTGAAAGCTGATGCGCCATGGAGTCTTAATACATCTTCAATTTGTTCAGATTTATATCGACGATCAGGATTGCTCCTAAAAACCTCCAATATATCCGCAATTAATTTATTTTCTTTATCTGGCATTTTGTTCCTCAATTATTTTCTAAAAAGTTTAACACAGCACTCTCTAACTGTTTGTGAGCACTGTTGATGGTTAAAACATGCCCTGCATCATACAAATGCAACTGTGACGTTTCAACCTTTTGAGCCACAATTTTTGCAGCATCAGGATCTACCAATTTATCACTCGTACCTTGACCAATAAAATATGGTCGTTTTATTTCAGCTAAGTTTTTATTTACACCAACGGTTGTTTTTCTAATATCAGTTAACATTGAATCAATTTTTGTATCTACAACTCTAATTTTAGAATCAATTTCGACTTCTGTTAAGCCCTGTTGAAAAGAATACACCTTTTTCGAGTATGTCATAAAGGCTTTTCTTATTTCTTCAAAATTAGTCGTATACAATGGCGAACCAAAAACTCCACCAGCAACTATTCCTGGAATCTCTTCTAAGGCTTTAGTTGCAAATATCGCCCCTAATGACAATCCAAAGACAGAAATTTGCTTCTTTCCTTGCATCTCTAGGAATCCAATCGCACTTTTAGTCTGTTGCCACCATTTATCAGGACTCCCTAATTCTAAAATATCTAACGGTTCACGTGTTCCGTGACCAATAAACATTGGTGCGTATACCGAATAGTTATTTCGTTCTAAAGCTCGACCTAACAGTCGCATATCATTGGATGTCCCCGAAAAAGAGTGCAGCAATAAAACTGCTTTTTCTCCTTTATCAAAATAAAATGGCTTTGGCGTCATTATTTTCATATATTACGCTCCTTATAACAAAAAACCTCCTGAGAAACTTCAGGAGGAATAAATTGCTTAGTGAGATGATAAGTATACTAGTATTAATGAACATACAAAAAATAGTACTAGTAAAACGTAGGTAACCTTAACCATAAAGGCTTCGAAACCACGTTTCTTTTGGTTGCTGAATAGGTCGCCACCACCACCAGATAATGCATTCAAAGCATCTTGTTGCTTTGTAGGTTGCATTAAGACGGCAATTATTATCAAAATGGAAACGATTATCAACACTGTTTCAATAACGTTATACACCTGTAAAACCTCCGTTCATGGTGTTGAAAGCTGAAATCACTTCTAAAACAATAACATAAATATGGTCAAATTTCTAGTTAATTCCATTAATCAAATCCTTTAACTTCTGCGAAATTTTGGCTCTCTGACCAGCATTGACCATGAAGACAATCCTATCTCCTGCCTTGATCAAAGTGTCACCCCTAGGAATTAATTGACGTTCACCACGGTATACCGCAATGACCAAAATATTTTTGGGAAAGGGAATATCACGAATATATTTACCGTCAATCGAACTGCCCTCATATATGGGAACTTCTAAACGATCATTAAACTTGCTAACTCGATTCAAATAATCAGAATTCAAGTTTAAACGTTCCTTTAATGATTCGTAAATTGGTGCTCCATTTAAAAGATCCACTACAATGTAGGCAACTAATGATAAAACTGCTAGAGGCATCAAATGCTTCAATGATCCTACCATTTCTGTGACCAAAATAATTGCTGTAAAAGGTGCTTTACCAATACAAGCAAAGTAACCTGCCATAGCAAAAATAATTAAATTACTTTCAAAAGCAATTGGCAACAACCCTAATTGATTCATACAAATTGCATAGATAGCTCCAATGATAGCTCCTAAATTCAAGATTGGCAAAAAGATTCCACCAGGTAGACCTGAACCATAAGAGATCATTGAATAAATAAATCTTAACGCAAAGAGTCCTAATAACAATAATAAACCTGTTCCATATTTATCCAAATTAATAATAATCCCATTACCACCACCAATAAAGTTTGGTGCAATCATTCCAATTGGAATAATCAAAATCAACGGAATAATCCCATGAATAAATCTAGGCAAACGTGTCTTGTTGTAAAGACTTGGCATCCACAACAAAACAATTTGATACAAACGTCCCATAATTCCTAAAATAATTCCTAAAACAATCAGATGCCAATAATATTTGATCGGCAAGCTATATTGATAAGGTACTCGTAAAACTGGCTGTAAACCAAAGACATATAAAGCAACAACATTGGCACTGACAGCACTGGCTAGAGAAGTTACCCACACTAACGGTGAAAAATTATGATAAACTTCTTCCAAAACAAACATTGCTCCAGCAATTGGGGCACTGAAAGCCGCCGCTAATCCAGCTGCCGCACCACTAGCAATCAAGACACGTTGATTAACACCGACATTATCGTGCGTTAAATCACCCACACCTTGTCCGATCGCCGATCCCAACTGAATCGAAGGACCTTCTCGACCAAGGAATAATCCTGGACCAATACTTACGATTCCACCAACAAATTTTTTCCAAAGAATCGACCACCATTTCAAATGCATCTCTCCACCCAATTGAGCTTCGACCTGTGGAATACCTGATCCAGAAATATTGGGTTCTCCTTTTAATAAATAACCTACAAAAACTGCCACGATAATCATCGCTACAACTAATCCAATTAACAATAAAACATTGGTACGTGCAGCTACATATAACCCTTGAAAAATTTTTAACGATTGGGCAATTGACCATCTAAACATACTTACGACAATTCCTGAAATAATTCCGACTAATACACCTTCTAAGGTTAGTCTTAATTTCTCATTATCAGTAATTACAACTTTCATTATTATCCCCTACATTAAAAATTTAATTTTGGTACCTCATAAATTGAAGGTGATTCTTGATAGAATCCCGCCTCTAATAATTCCATATCTGTCAAAATTTGTTCATCACTAACTAGTCTTTCCCGATGATTGACGAGTGTTTGATAAACTGAATCGTAATACAAGCCATAATCACCCAATGGCGTCTTAATCTGCTTTTTAATCCAATCGCCATTAGAATTGCGATATTTAGCCAAGCCATAATACATCGGACTGTCTTCGCCAAATCCTGGAGTTCCAGGCATAATTCCAGCTTTTAGATCATTTTCTTGTTGATCGGCACCATACTTGATAAAGGAACCATTCATTCCATGAACGATAAAGCGAGGGTATTCTTGGGCAACATCTGTGCTGACCTTTACTTTAACTTTCATTTTTGATCCGTAATGCAAGTCAACATCAAAATAATTATCAACTGCATCGCTTACTTCAGTATTTCTGATATCATAGACAACTTTATCAGGACGTCCAAAGATCGCTACCATTCGATCCATCAAATGAATTCCAAGACCATAAAACTCACCTTGTTCTTTGGTCCCTTTGCCATTTACTGTGTTGGGACGATAGTAGTCAATGTGTGACTCAACTTCAACAATATCCCCTAAAAAGCCTTGATCAATTACTTGTTTTGCAGCCAAATAATCACCATCAAAACGACGATTTTGATATGGCATTACCAAAACATTGTTGTCTTTTCCTAATTGAATCAATTCTTTAGCATGTTCCAAAGTATCAACAAAAGGTTTTTCGACAATAACCGATTTCTTAGCCTCGATTACACTCTTAGCCAATTGATAATGTGTCTGTGCTGGCGTACAGATCGTAACTAAGTCAATCTCTGGATCATTTAGAATATCATCTAATTCATTAGTGAATTTAACACCTTTATCACGATAAGGCTTAGCTAATTCTTCATTAGGAGCCTTTCTTGTATAAACTGTTTTCAATTGAAAATTATCTCGAATATTCAAATATGGCAAATGATAACGATTAGCTGATTTACCAAAACCAATAAATGCAATTTTTAGCGTCATTTTTTTCTCCTTCAATCATCAATACTTCTATTGTACAAAAAAAACAGCCCGAGGGCTGTCTTTATTAATCACTTATCGTAATTATTTGTTTAAGTTATAGAAACTCTTGATACCCTTGAATTCAGCTTGATCGCCAAGTTGGTCTTCAATTCTCATCAATTGGTTATATTTAGCAATACGGTCTGTACGACTCATTGAACCAGTCTTGATTTGACCTGCGTTTGTAGCAACAACAAGGTCAGCAATTGTAGTATCTTCTGTTTCACCTGAACGGTGTGAAACAACGGCTGTAAAGCCAGCTTCCTTAGCCATTTCGATAGCTTCAAATGTTTCTGTAAGTGTACCGATTTGGTTAAGCTTGATAAGGATTGAGTTTGAAACTCCCATTTCAATACCCTTCTTCAAGTAGTCTGTGTTTGTAACGAACAAGTCATCACCAACAAGTTGTACTTTCTTACCAAGTTTAGCAGTAACTTTTTGCCAGTCTTCCCATTCATTTTCATCAAGTGGATCTTCGATTGTAATAACTGGGTACTTGTCAACGATTCCATCAAGCAAGTCGATGAATTCGTCAGTTGTTAGGCTAGCACCGTTTTCGCCTTCACCCTTAAGGTTGTATTTCTTTGTTTCAGGATCGTAAAATTCTGATGAAGCACAGTCAAAACCAATAGCAACGTCTTCGCCAGGTTTGTAACCAGCCTTTTCAATAGCTTCAACCAAAATCTTGAAAGGAGCTTCGTTGTTTTCAAGGTCAGGAGCAAATCCACCTTCATCACCAACAGCTGTGTTCAAGCCACGGCTTTCAAGAACAGCTTTTAGTGAATGGAATGTTTCTGAACCCATACGAACAGCTTCACGCATTGACTTTGCACCAACAGGCAAAATCATGAATTCTTGGAAATCAACGTTGTTGTCAGCATGCTTACCACCATTGATAACGTTCATCATAGGTGTTGGAAGTACGTGAGCATTAGGACCACCAAGGTATTCGTACAATGGAAGACCCAATTCGTCAGCAGCAGCACGTGCAGCAGCAAGTGATACACCTAAGATAGCATTAGCACCTAGGTTACCCTTGTTTGGTGTACCATCTAAATTGATCATTGCTTGGTCAATGGCACGTTGGTCAGTAACGTCCATACCAATAACTTTTTTAGCAATCTTGTCGTTAACGTTAGCAACGGCTTTAAGAACACCTTTACCACCGAAACGTGATTTGTCGCCATCACGTAATTC
This sequence is a window from Companilactobacillus alimentarius DSM 20249. Protein-coding genes within it:
- the rnr gene encoding ribonuclease R, coding for MPDKENKLIADILEVFRSNPDRRYKSEQIEDVLRLHGASAFKRVVKALAVLEGESKISLTNKDEFRMAAPENVVEGEFKGNDKGFGFVRYDEVEPDAFIARSNTLHAVNGDTVDVKITKPSNPWIDKGPEGEVTKIVERSLTKAVGEFHPYSDSQVEKTGFYGYVQSHEKKIASYMIFISDKGLHPQMGDMVQVSIDEYPNDKHPQSMEGTALEIIGNKNDPGVDIMSIVVDNDINPEFPSEVLKAAEEIPDHVLDSDRVGRKDLTDNMVITIDGDDSKDFDDAVGVDMLPNGNFHLEVHIADVTHYVKEGSPIDQEAYARGTSTYLVDRVIPMLPFRLSNGICSLNPNEDRLTLTCDMEIDHEGNIVKYDIYPSVIRSKYRMTYNNVNEILKGDELLNDEYAPLVPMLKNMADLHKILFAKRHERGAIDFEETEAQIIVDENGKPIDIKLRERGTSEKMIESFMLAANETVAMNYNLKHVPFLYRVHEKPDDEKVKSFFEFVAAMGVPVQGNLKEITPKMFQDVLTKVVGTPEEPVVTIMLLRSMQQARYSDDPLGHFGLAAKYYTHFTSPIRRYPDLMVHRMIHSYAEIGFTDDEQAKWKAKLPDVAQHTSGRERISINAERAVDDLKKTEYMADQVGSEFDAVVSSVTSFGMFIQLDNTIEGLIHISNMKDDFYEYDEKSMSMHGRGTGKTFKVGQPIKVKLIRADVEHRQLDFERVLTPEEQEQADKREAEFKKKRSMQHGHGRGGHGRHNGNGHNNNHNNNHKRRGKYERR
- a CDS encoding alpha/beta hydrolase; translation: MKIMTPKPFYFDKGEKAVLLLHSFSGTSNDMRLLGRALERNNYSVYAPMFIGHGTREPLDILELGSPDKWWQQTKSAIGFLEMQGKKQISVFGLSLGAIFATKALEEIPGIVAGGVFGSPLYTTNFEEIRKAFMTYSKKVYSFQQGLTEVEIDSKIRVVDTKIDSMLTDIRKTTVGVNKNLAEIKRPYFIGQGTSDKLVDPDAAKIVAQKVETSQLHLYDAGHVLTINSAHKQLESAVLNFLENN
- the secG gene encoding preprotein translocase subunit SecG encodes the protein MYNVIETVLIIVSILIIIAVLMQPTKQQDALNALSGGGGDLFSNQKKRGFEAFMVKVTYVLLVLFFVCSLILVYLSSH
- a CDS encoding ClC family H(+)/Cl(-) exchange transporter, encoding MKVVITDNEKLRLTLEGVLVGIISGIVVSMFRWSIAQSLKIFQGLYVAARTNVLLLIGLVVAMIIVAVFVGYLLKGEPNISGSGIPQVEAQLGGEMHLKWWSILWKKFVGGIVSIGPGLFLGREGPSIQLGSAIGQGVGDLTHDNVGVNQRVLIASGAAAGLAAAFSAPIAGAMFVLEEVYHNFSPLVWVTSLASAVSANVVALYVFGLQPVLRVPYQYSLPIKYYWHLIVLGIILGIMGRLYQIVLLWMPSLYNKTRLPRFIHGIIPLILIIPIGMIAPNFIGGGNGIIINLDKYGTGLLLLLGLFALRFIYSMISYGSGLPGGIFLPILNLGAIIGAIYAICMNQLGLLPIAFESNLIIFAMAGYFACIGKAPFTAIILVTEMVGSLKHLMPLAVLSLVAYIVVDLLNGAPIYESLKERLNLNSDYLNRVSKFNDRLEVPIYEGSSIDGKYIRDIPFPKNILVIAVYRGERQLIPRGDTLIKAGDRIVFMVNAGQRAKISQKLKDLINGIN
- a CDS encoding oxidoreductase, translating into MTLKIAFIGFGKSANRYHLPYLNIRDNFQLKTVYTRKAPNEELAKPYRDKGVKFTNELDDILNDPEIDLVTICTPAQTHYQLAKSVIEAKKSVIVEKPFVDTLEHAKELIQLGKDNNVLVMPYQNRRFDGDYLAAKQVIDQGFLGDIVEVESHIDYYRPNTVNGKGTKEQGEFYGLGIHLMDRMVAIFGRPDKVVYDIRNTEVSDAVDNYFDVDLHYGSKMKVKVKVSTDVAQEYPRFIVHGMNGSFIKYGADQQENDLKAGIMPGTPGFGEDSPMYYGLAKYRNSNGDWIKKQIKTPLGDYGLYYDSVYQTLVNHRERLVSDEQILTDMELLEAGFYQESPSIYEVPKLNF
- the eno gene encoding phosphopyruvate hydratase; protein product: MSVITDILGREVLDSRGNPTVEVELYTELGGFGRALVPSGASTGEHEAVELRDGDKSRFGGKGVLKAVANVNDKIAKKVIGMDVTDQRAIDQAMINLDGTPNKGNLGANAILGVSLAAARAAADELGLPLYEYLGGPNAHVLPTPMMNVINGGKHADNNVDFQEFMILPVGAKSMREAVRMGSETFHSLKAVLESRGLNTAVGDEGGFAPDLENNEAPFKILVEAIEKAGYKPGEDVAIGFDCASSEFYDPETKKYNLKGEGENGASLTTDEFIDLLDGIVDKYPVITIEDPLDENEWEDWQKVTAKLGKKVQLVGDDLFVTNTDYLKKGIEMGVSNSILIKLNQIGTLTETFEAIEMAKEAGFTAVVSHRSGETEDTTIADLVVATNAGQIKTGSMSRTDRIAKYNQLMRIEDQLGDQAEFKGIKSFYNLNK